In Sebastes fasciatus isolate fSebFas1 chromosome 15, fSebFas1.pri, whole genome shotgun sequence, a genomic segment contains:
- the pld4 gene encoding 5'-3' exonuclease PLD4, producing MTHSYSRLHDGYVSNKRRSTSCVVLAVALGCLTVLGILLAIVVLKRPPPPKDHETLPQEPGGSMDQCSMALVESIPQHVKYAANVTLGIPLEKVWKDLISMATDQVDVSSFYWTLTGEDINVHTASDIPGRDILKELQDLPSRNVTVRVVTSVPTVRNNSTDLKILKEKGVQVREVNFGRLTRGVLHSKFWIVDRKHVFIGSANMDWRALTQVKELGVVVYNCSSLAKDLHKIFQSYWVMGQSNSSLPQPWPAKYDTAINNHHPLLVKTDNVSSRLYLTGSPPSFCPPSRTQDLEAILSIISEARYYVDVAVMDYFPTTRFERPQRYWPFIDDAIRTAAFERRVKMRMLISCGRDSDPAMLPFLQSLASMDSPHQNISIQIKMYIVPVGNQSDFPYTRVNHNKYMVTDQVAYIGTSNWSGDYFLTTAGVGLVISQQAPHPIWKTKALQGQLRAVFERDWNSEFAVNLADLGHHPDCALS from the exons atgaccCATTCGTATAGCAGACTTCATGACGGTTATGTTTCAAACAAAAGG AGGTCGACCAGCTGTGTGGTGTTAGCTGTGGCTCTGGGCTGTCTGACAGTCCTGGGGATCCTGCTCGCCATCGTTGTGTTGAAAAGACCACCGCCCCCCAAAGATCATGAGACACTTCCTCAGGAACCTGGTGGGAGCATGGACCAGTGCAG CATGGCACTGGTGGAGAGCATCCCTCAACATGTGAAGTATGCAGCCAATGTAACGCTTGGGATCCCTCTGGAAAAGGTCTGGAAAGATCTTATCTCCATGGCAACGGACCAAGTGGATGTGTCCTCTTTCTACTGGACTTTAACTGGGGAGGACATTAACGTTCACACTGCCTCTGACATACCT GGACGGGACATCCTGAAAGAACTTCAAGACCTGCCCTCCAGGAATGTAACCGTCCGAGTGGTGACCAGTGTTCCCACCGTTAGAAATAACTCCACAGATTTAAAGATCTTAAAAGAGAAAG GAGTCCAGGTGAGGGAGGTGAACTTTGGGCGCTTGACAAGGGGCGTCCTTCACAGCAAGTTCTGGATTGTTGACAGAAAACACGTGTTTATTGGAAGCGCAAACATGGACTGGAGGGCTCTTACACAG GTGAAGGAACTGGGAGTAGTCGTCTACAATTGCTCCAGTTTAGCAAAGGACCTGCATAAGATTTTCCAGTCCTACTGGGTGATGGGACAGTCGAACAGCTCCCTGCCACAGCCCTGGCCTGCAAAGTATGACACTGCCATAAACAACCATCACCCCCTGCTGGTGAAAACTGATAATGTCTCCAGCAGGCTGTACCTGACA GGTTCTCCACCATCATTCTGTCCTCCATCGAGGACTCAGGACCTGGAGGCtattctctccatcatctcAGAGGCCCGATACTATGTCGATGTAGCCGTCATGGACTACTTCCCCACCACACGATTTGAGAGGCCTCAGAG GTACTGGCCTTTCATCGATGACGCCATCAGGACGGCCGCATTCGAGAGGAGGGTTAAGATGCGGATGCTGATCAGCTGTGGGCGGGACTCTGATCCAGCCATGCTGCCCTTCCTGCAGTCTCTAGCCTCAATGGACAGCCCTCACCAGAATATCAGCATCCAGATA AAAATGTACATTGTGCCTGTTGGAAACCAGTCTGATTTTCCATATACCAGAGTCAACCACAATAAATACATGGTGACTGATCAAGTAGCCTACATCG GTACCTCCAATTGGTCAGGGGACTACTTTCTGACCACAGCTGGAGTGGGTCTGGTGATTTCCCAGCAGGCTCCTCACCCGATATGGAAGACCAAGGCCCTGCAGGGTCAGCTCAGGGCAGTCTTTGAGAGAGACTGGAACTCTGAGTTTGCTGTGAACCTTGCTGACCTGGGGCATCACCCAGACTGTGCACTATCATGA
- the srp14 gene encoding signal recognition particle 14 kDa protein produces the protein MVLLENDSFLTELTRLFQKCRTSGSVVITLKKYDGRTKPAPRKGHTESFEPSDNKCLIRASEGKKKISTVVSTKEVIKFQMAYSNLLRAHMDGLKKKDKKSKSKKTKATQ, from the exons ATGGTGCTGCTTGAAAACGACTCG TTTCTCACAGAGCTCACACGGCTGTTCCAGAAGTGCAGAACATCTGGCAGTGTTGTCATCACGCTAAAGAAAT ATGACGGGAGGACCAAGCCAGCGCCCCGAAAGGGCCACACAGAGTCATTTGAACCATCAGACAACAAATGTCTCATCAGAGCATCCGAGGGCAAGAAGAAAATCAGCACAGTG GTCAGCACCAAAGAAGTAATCAAGTTTCAGATG GCATACTCCAACCTCCTTAGAGCTCACATGGACGGACTTAAGAAGAAAGATAAGAAAAGCAAAAGCAAGAAAACCAAAGCCACCCAATGA
- the xgb gene encoding x globin → MGCAISGLAAKAEFGEKTTEDAAADGGGGEPPSEEQIQMIKDSWKVIRDDIAKVGIIMFVRLFETHPECKDVFFLFRDVEDLERLRTSRELRAHGLRVMSFIEKSVARLDQLERLEALALELGKSHFNYNAPPKYYSYVGAEFICAVQPILKERWTPELEEAWKTMFQFVTGLMKQGFLEESDRQRHLAVSPKERPDKRNTAL, encoded by the exons ATGGGCTGCGCAATATCAGGTCTGGCAGCCAAAGCAGAGTTTGGAGAGAAGACTACAGAGGATGCTGCagctgatggtggtggtggtgagccTCCCAGTGAGGAGCAGATCCAGATGATCAAGGACTCATGGAAAGTTATCCGGGACGATATAGCCAAAGTTGGGATTATTATGTTTGTCAG GTTGTTTGAGACCCATCCCGAATGCAAGGATGTCTTCTTCCTGTTCCGAGACGTGGAGGACCTGGAGAGGTTGCGGACCAGCCGGGAGCTCAGGGCACACGGCCTACG GGTGATGTCTTTTATTGAGAAAAGCGTGGCTAGACTGGATCAGCTGGAGAGACTGGAAGCTCTGGCTCTGGAGCTGGGAAAAAGCCATTTTAATTACAACGCCCCACCTAAGTACTACAGT tACGTCGGAGCTGAATTCATCTGTGCCGTGCAGCCCATCCTGAAGGAGAGGTGGACGCCTGAGCTGGAGGAGGCATGGAAG ACCATGTTCCAGTTTGTGACCGGCCTAATGAAGCAGGGATTCCTGGAGGAGAGCGACAGACAGCGCCACCTCGCAGTCTCCCCAAAGGAAAGACCAGACAAGAGGAACACGGCGTTATGA